The window CGGTCACTGATTTCGCCTGCCGGGACACGCGTCAAATCAAGGTACGCTATAAATTCATTAAGAATTGTTTTGGTTCCCATCAAAGCCCCGGTGACAGGGGCTTCAGACCATGGGATGCCCATCAGCCACGATGCCGGCGCCATGATCCAGCCTAAAATACGCTGGAGCGTGAAAGGCTGGCCCTTGAGTAATGGAATTAAACCAAGTGCCATATTGATCAGGCTCACCAGGGCCACAAGAACGATAATCATGGCCACAATATTGATCATAAGATCAACACCGGACACCGTTCCCTTGGTAACGGCGTCCATGACACTTTTATAAACCGTTGGCGTGGACAGACTGCCTTCTGTCACATCCCGGGTTTCAGGAATCATAATTTTTGAAATCAAAATCGCAGCCGGTGCGCTGATGATGGATGCGGTAAGGATATGACCCAAAATACCAGGGATGACAGGCGTTAAAATTGTGGCGTAAAGCACCATGACAGTACCGGCAATGGTCGCCATGCCGCAGGTCATTAATGTGAATATCTCACTGCGGGTCATGGCGGACAGATAGGGCTTGATCAACAAAGGCGCCTCCACCATGCCCACAAAAATATTAGCGGAAATTCCTATGCCTTCAGCGCCGCCCGTCCCCAGTGTTTTTTTAAGAATCACACTGAAGAAACCCACAACAGCGGGGATTATCTTCCAATAAAACAGCAGAGCAGATATCGCACTCATGACCAGAATCAAAGGCAGCGATTGAAATGCAAGGATGAACGAAGCACCGGGACAGGATTCCTGAAAGGGAAGCGCTGCGCCGCCGATATATCCGAACACCAGGGCTGTGCCGTCTCCGGTTGCCTTTGATATTGCTGACACTAAACCGTTTAAATAAAGAAACCCCTGGCGCACCCAGGCAAATTTCAGCATTACCACACCAAGAACAAGTTGCAGTAACAGCGCTGAAATAATCAGCCTGGCAGAGATTTTTTTTCTATTCTCGCTTAATAAAACAGCAATGCCTGAGAACACAAACAGCCCCAAAATACTTTGCAATATATCAGCTCCTTGGCACAAGATCTGCTCTGCTTAAGGGTAAGCACAATTATAAATTCTTTTTCAGCACTCAAAAGCCTTTTTGTTACAGGTAGCTGCAGCAGTAATCGGTGACTTTGCCAATTTTCAGCTTGAAACTTGATTTTGCCGGCACCTCAAAAGATTGTCCACCGGATATCTTCTTCCAGTTCTCCCCGGGCAGTTGTATTTCCAAGTCGCCCGAAAGGATTTCCATCAGCTCTTTGGCGTCAGTATTAAATTCATAGTCGCCGGGAAGCATGATGCCAAGTGTCTTTTTAGAACCATCAGAAAAAAGCACTGTTCTGCTTGTAACTTTACCATCAAAATAAATATTTGCCGCTTTGACGATTGCAACATTGCTGAATTGTGGCA is drawn from uncultured Desulfobacter sp. and contains these coding sequences:
- a CDS encoding nucleoside transporter C-terminal domain-containing protein, which produces MQSILGLFVFSGIAVLLSENRKKISARLIISALLLQLVLGVVMLKFAWVRQGFLYLNGLVSAISKATGDGTALVFGYIGGAALPFQESCPGASFILAFQSLPLILVMSAISALLFYWKIIPAVVGFFSVILKKTLGTGGAEGIGISANIFVGMVEAPLLIKPYLSAMTRSEIFTLMTCGMATIAGTVMVLYATILTPVIPGILGHILTASIISAPAAILISKIMIPETRDVTEGSLSTPTVYKSVMDAVTKGTVSGVDLMINIVAMIIVLVALVSLINMALGLIPLLKGQPFTLQRILGWIMAPASWLMGIPWSEAPVTGALMGTKTILNEFIAYLDLTRVPAGEISDRSRIIISYAMCGFANPGSLGIMIGGLGAMVPERRDEIVSLGFRSIIAGTLATCMTGAVAGLFV
- a CDS encoding pyrimidine/purine nucleoside phosphorylase, yielding MPQFSNVAIVKAANIYFDGKVTSRTVLFSDGSKKTLGIMLPGDYEFNTDAKELMEILSGDLEIQLPGENWKKISGGQSFEVPAKSSFKLKIGKVTDYCCSYL